The Garra rufa chromosome 18, GarRuf1.0, whole genome shotgun sequence genome window below encodes:
- the lactbl1a gene encoding putative beta-lactamase-like 1 yields MKVKWTKLGMVFFLLLSFVMTGCFIWQYRLPKAKPVEIKFAKEGKEEKMCPRFPEPVPLEHPIPVLMEALDKVDALLRTSVDATKLPAISAIAIFNDSVLWNGNFGRRNGSDPTSPPTNEYTVYRIASLSKIFPTLMLYKLWEDGKVASLDDPLGKYVKNFTIKNPLGKRRDHDLKTNSDNISNREAQVHISSVTLRRMASQLSGLPRRLRATTLLWKGNTQAAMDLLQDDVLVADPGTKCHYSNLAFSLLAHVMAEKVAGMDYQRWVSENILQPLGMEDTGFEITSQIENRMAIGVYSSGRPAPLYDLGWYRPSGQMYSTPADMAKLVMMLLGAYYRLFLQPDTLKTMLTPLFRCESSYFADQTGTPWEVSEQLGYEVIRKDGDLDGYSASISLVPRLKLGLVILMAGAKPEDEDLVAKVYSSLIPAMESAFRDAPRVLIPSPDPVPYMGYFTYGNITFYEIKADADGVLSLEQFGPQVDTMVPMKYRSLKLSYLQDRVFRVVFEKEYPCQLKVNAASVSLESQDGQLFNFYIFNKKGLSPGFDVPGLNTYKVTRIHRKPIFTS; encoded by the exons ATGAAAGTGAAATGGACAAAGTTAGGAATGGTCTTCTTTCTGCTTCTCTCCTTTGTAATGACAGGCTGTTTCATTTGGCAATACAGACTTCCCAAAGCAAAACCAG TGGAGATAAAATTTGCAAAAGAAGGGAAAGAGGAAAAGATGTGCCCACGTTTCCCTGAGCCTGTGCCATTGGAGCACCCAATACCTGTCCTCATGGAAGCTTTGGACAAG GTGGATGCACTTTTGAGGACCAGCGTTGATGCCACAAAATTGCCAGCCATCTCTGCCATTGCAATATTTAATGATTCTGTATTGTGGAATGGTAACTTTGGCAGAAGGAATGGAAGTGATCCCACGTCTCCCCCAACAAATGAGTACACAGTTTACAG AATTGCAAGCCTGTCCAAAATATTCCCAACATTGATGCTGTACAAACTTTGGGAGGATGGAAAAGTGGCTTCCCTGGATGACCCTCTGGGGAAGTATGTTAAGAACTTCACCATAAAAAACCCTCTAGGGAAAAGAAGGGATCACGACCTCAAGACCAACTCTGACAACATAAGCAATAGAGAGGCTCAAGTCCACATCTCCTCAGTTACCCTAAGAAGGATGGCCAGTCAGCTGTCAG gtTTACCCAGGCGGCTCAGGGCGACTACTTTACTATGGAAAGGCAACACACAAGCTGCCATGGATTTATTACAAGATGATGTTCTCGTGGCTGACCCTGGAACCAA ATGCCACTACAGCAACCTGGCCTTCTCCCTGCTGGCCCACGTGATGGCGGAAAAGGTAGCGGGGATGGATTATCAGCGATGGGTGTCTGAAAATATCCTACAGCCGCTGGGAATGGAGGACACCGGATTCGAAATCACCTCTCAAATAGAGAACCGGATGGCGATAGGAGTTTACTCAAGCGGGCGTCCCGCACCCCTTTATGACCTTGGCTGGTATAGACCATCAGGGCAAATGTATTCCACACCTGCAGACATGGCTAAACTGGTTATGATGCTTCTGGGCGCATATTACCGCCTGTTTCTCCAACCTGACACCCTCAAAACCATGCTAACTCCTCTGTTTCGTTGTGAAAGTAGTTACTTTGCAGATCAAACCGGCACACCGTGGGAGGTCAGTGAACAGTTGGGCTATGAAGTAATTCGTAAAGATGGAGATCTGGATGGTTATTCGGCCTCAATCTCTCTCGTTCCTCGCTTGAAGCTTGGGTTGGTCATCTTGATGGCTGGAGCCAAACCTGAAGATGAGGATCTGGTGGCTAAAGTCTACAGTTCACTCATTCCTGCCATGGAAAGCGCCTTTAGAGATGCACCTCGTGTTCTCATCCCTTCTCCAGACCCTGTTCCCTACATGGGTTACTTTACTTACGGCAACATAACGTTCTATGAGATCAAAGCAGATGCAGATGGAGTGCTGTCTCTGGAGCAGTTTGGACCTCAAGTAGACACCATGGTTCCTATGAAGTATAGAAGTTTGAAACTCAGTTATCTTCAGGATAGGGTGTTCAGGGTGGTGTTTGAGAAGGAGTACCCGTGTCAGCTGAAAGTTAACGCTGCTTCGGTGTCTCTTGAATCTCAAGATGGACAGCTTTTTAACTTTTACATCTTTAACAAAAAGGGGCTCTCACCAGGTTTTGACGTCCCAGGGTTAAACACGTATAAAGTCACACGGATACATCGCAAGCCGATTTTCACCAGTTGA